The sequence below is a genomic window from Coffea arabica cultivar ET-39 chromosome 4c, Coffea Arabica ET-39 HiFi, whole genome shotgun sequence.
AGAAGATGATTGATTGCGTGCAAAATTGTCACATCACACAAGTGAAGGTGGTGGATTACCACACAATGCCTTTTTAGTTAGTGAAGTGTTATTTGACGTGTTAAGCAActagtgaaaaaaaaaggaggcaaAAGCTAACTCTTTGATTCATTGATTTGCTCAGGGTGGTAATCTGAGCAATAAAGATTTTCTCCACAATTTACATCAGTCAGTGAAAAGATGCCGATTGATTTCAATGAATTGCTTCAAGAATGTTGGTATGCACAAAATCACATACCTTATTGCCAAACTTGCTATTACTACTATTTAACTTTATGCATCTTTTGTTACAAAAAACAGAAGGGGAAAAAACCCCTTATTGCCAAACTTTTTTATGAGAACCAAATAAGCCTGaacattttttcaatttattttctctacctaaataaattttaaatccCAAGGACTAAAGCTAAAAACTGCAAATTTTTTGAGGTCATAACAAAAAtttgggcaaattacactttacccccttgtGGTTTAGTGTTTGTTTATAAAACTCCTATATGGTTTTAAAAGCTATATATAATCCTTTCGTAGTTTGAATTAAAGTATCAAAGTAACGGAATTTGTAATTTATAACTGTATCAACTAAATTATCAAAAATACCCCtatgtaaagttaaaaattatttattaaccataaGGGGggatatgtatatatattgaaaaGTATAAGGGGATTATATGGTATAGCAATAAATCATAAGAGTGTCATGCAtcttatgtttatatattttgatcgCTTCAcccattttagtttttaaacaagggtaatttcgatattTTCATAGGTTCCGTTACGTATGATCATTTCGTCACTTTGGcattttaattcaaattatgaggagattatatataacttttaaaaCTATAGGGGGTTATGTGAAAATTAGATATACCACAGGgggataaagtgtaatttttgcAACTCAGTGAACTAATATAATTTGCTAGATTTTCATTCCCTTTCTTTATTGTGGAAAACCTATTAATAGATTTTTGCTTGTATATATCCATGCTATTAAGCCATTACATACTACTACTTTAAGTTTTCTACTTGTCTGTTAACTCTTGTTTAGGGTGAAATGTGGTTGCAATAATTGGGTAAAAATTACCAGCCAAGGATTGAATAGACACAAGTTATTCAACAAGAATCCATGGAGATGAAGATGGTGGAGCAACTTCAAGATTAATTGTGGAAGCACTTGATAGAGTGTgaagattttgattttgatgtacAGACTAGTTTTGTATGATTACCATTTTGATTTTGATACTCTAGTGACATTTAAGCCTGAAAAAGAATGTTGTGCTTTGTGATAAAAGTACTTGCAAAATTTACATCCTATCCTTTGAGAATTATCgcatttaaatccaattaatAATAGAATTAGCAAAACTAATGAAAGAGAGACCATGCAAATAAATGATAATGTAATCAAAGTAGTAATAATGATACGGGGGAAGGGAGTATAAGCAAGAGGTctcgggttcgagtcctcctgcttacacaaaaaaaaaaaaaagattagatGTAATcaaaatagcaaaaaaaaaaagggcaaaggAATTATAGTTGAAACAAAATGGTACATAATCATTTATTTGCACGATCCTCTATTTTTTTATACAATAACAAAGTAAAAtagttgagaagataaaaatattaattaaaaaacgtatttatgatgcaagcaaataattatttttttttggcaaatgaTGTGatatctgtgacgccccgaaaagtagggttttcattttatggatatttttgttggacgagcggagtgGCACAGTTTTTCAACTcggacaagaaaagaaaagtttcgaaaaaatggcaagggccaaatccggccggaaatccggccagtttctggccggataggtggccggattgccctgcagttttgaaaaaaaatggccaactctctgcctcgaatccggccaagaatccggccggaaatccggccagattccggccggattgtgacgtgtcacagccggtcagaagctttgaccggctgtttccttcataaatatcttgtttttggttacttttgtcttcattttgtttctgCTCAACCGAGGCTTtgagagagaggaaagaaaacttcATTCTTCAAGCTTCAAATTTCTACtccatcttgagttttaaccgttTGTTTTGCAAGTTGCTCCGATTAATCCCTCATCTAAGTTGATTGCAAGcctttggtggagttgttttggttggaGAGGCTTTAAGGGGCTATCTTCTTGAACTCATGAGGTGAGTTGCAAAGAAAGTTGCTATTTTTGGTTTAATAATGGTATAGTAGTGATTTGTGGTGGTGATATATGTTATATTGTGAATGATTTCATGGGTTTAAGGAATTTgtggtgaatttctgatttattgggtatttttctgattttatatggaAGTTATGatttatgttggattgatggattgaaatgaTGTTAAATGGAGCCCTTGTACGTTATTTGCGGTTGTTTGCGGACAATTTACGTTTGTAGTGaatttccggtttctagggtttccaATTGGGAATTTTCAATGGTTGGCCTATAAGCTTTTGATTGGCTTGGATTGAAGGAAATTATGGTTTAATTGAATGTATGATATTGATTATGAACCATATGGGTGACTATGGTTAATTTGTTATGAGAATTGGTATTTGAATTGTAGGTTTGAATGTGTAAAATTAAGGGGTTATGCCGCCCTATTCGTGAGAGTATGTGGTTGTTTTGCATTTGATTGATCTTGATTCATATTATGGAAACTCTTGTGATTTGGACATTGGGAGGATTAAGTTCCATATTAGTGACATTTCTAAGCTTTGTTTAAGTTAATTCATCCTTGTTTTGGCAtgtacatgattggtatagACTAGTTTCATGTTAAGTGGGGATTTCTAGCCCTTAATTGTTATTAGTGATGTTCATGTGCAAAGAGTGGTTCAAGTAGGGTAATTTCAGTTTTTCCCTGTTTTTGGACTGAACTTGGACTGTCTTTTTCTCTGTACTGTAGACCGAACCagcttttgctcaaaacatgaatcttgtagatatatgagttgactacttgcctgcaaaatttcagattgattggagtactgtagcttgtgaattgACCGAAATACCCATGACTGCCCGTAACCCCTGTTTTATGACGGATTTCGCTCTTTCACTtagatttcgatatttgacccTGAAATTGTACATTTTGGcgttggaggtcttcataagaaatgtttaCAAATGttttagcttcgtaacgccataagatgtACTTCGATCGGATAGGTGTAGCTTTacttgtgattaaaatgccaaaggCAATAGAAGCTTGTTCATGTTGGAATTTTCCTTTGCTTGtcttgatatttggttttagGATTTCAACTTGATCAAGATAATGAGGTTTGCCGGATAAGCTTCGTGAGccgtgcttggtgagtgtatcacTAAATGGTTCATTGTACTTGTTAAATGTCTTGATTTGGGTCgagagtgtacttgatcgctcTTGACCACTTACTTGCATTACCATTGCTATTTGGCTATGAAATTGAATGTGTACATGATTTGACATTTGATAGGGCAATGCCCTACTATTACTGTGAACTTGAGCTCATACCCTTAGACCGttagtcgagtcgagccggcaagggcttgggcgattCGTTAACGAGCCTTTGGGTCCTTGAtaggcgagtggagtgttagctcctcgaccttgtggtatactcgagtattaccttttggAACTTTGAGGCGGCGGGCCCGAATAGGGGTGAACGGTGGAAGGAGATGGTGAGAAGAGGTGTCTACGGTTCTTGGTTATCTtcaatggttgacggagtgtcaacgaatACGATCAAGTATGGACATTGGAAACGGCCCTTGAGGGccgaatgtatccttttataAATGAATGTTTGAATAAAGGCACTTATGCGTATATGTTATTTGGCCGCATCCTGTATTTGTgcatttggtacctcacgagcgtaagctcacccccgtaattttgttttccttacagggacacTGTTGGACTCAAGTTTtgaaatgagttgagctagttatgtAGCTAGTTTTGAGTTGCTCCTCgaaaacttgaaattttgatgtaaatgaaTTCAAGTACTTTTGAAGGGTACAATTGAACCTTTTTCATGTATATAtggcatgtatatatatgtccTTATCAAGTCTTGGATAAACTGCATTATGTGTTTATGCGAGTACCAgaatcgaggcaaaggaagcactTGTATTATGTTAATTGTGTGACTAGATGGTACATAatttgtatagtttagatttggattcgTTTATGTAATAGTTGAGCTAGGGTGATTGTGCGGAATTGGAATGGATGGATTCGACCGTGTAcggtttaaatttggattgcctTTTGTGTAATAGCTTAGTAGCAGGGTTTGTAATGAATGATTTGACTTGGATGGATGTACGTGTACATTCCGCTGCGTTTATGAGATataattcttggaaatttgatgtatatatttgaatctTGTattgaagtttttggagaactgtagtgattgacggagtcctggcgagagctgggcaggcggcccgttgacccctctggttcgccttaggggaaaatggggtcgttacaataTCCAAACAAATTCAATGTTATCAATTGGAGTACGATGCAAAGTGAGAGTAGGGCATAAATTTAAGGGGCACAAAATGAAATTAGTATTTTTGACAAATAAAGAAGCACGAACTTTTGAAGCTTATTGGTATttccagaaaaataaaaatcttcTTAACGTCGTCGGACAAGAAACAATTACCGCCCTCGTTCCTCCGTCCGGTAGCTTTTACTTTTCCTCTTCCCCTTCCTCTTACGGTCACTACCACACTACTACGACCTTTCCTGCTCTTAGTTAACATTGACGGGTCCTCTGTTCTCTGTAACCAGTATTGAAGGTAACTTGTCCTAGTTAATTTGATCGTAACTCTACGTTATATACTAGAATAATTGATAAATGTTCTGTCTTGAGCTTTTGTGGATGGTTATGCCGGGCTATTCTTGATGCATACTAAGTATTTGAATAAATGCTGCAGCTAACTAGTATGATTTGCTTGTATTGCTGTCGTCGGATTActctttttttgttaaaaatgcttcatttcttgGCTTGCTGCATGCCTCCCTCAAGCCCCATTACCTCCATCATCCTGCAACATATTGATAAAAACTGACGCAGCTACTTTCACTTTCttcagtttcttttctttacatgTTATAAACCAGTCAAAATTTTAGCGGTTGCACTGTTAATTCTCATAGGATTAATGAATATAGACAAATCATTTGACAGAGGCTGTTTTTGGATGAAGGACGAGGGCCTAGCGCTGTTCTTTTGGTATCGGATGAATGTGGTGGAATAAGGTTGTGAAACTTAGTGGTTATGGTGTCCGGCATTACTCGAGGTCCAAAAAGGTCCAGCCTCCACGGGTGATACGAGTAACGAACAATGTAGCCCATCTGGGCCGCCCAAGAAAGGGACCAAAACCTCGCCAGCTCCTATCTCTGCCCCCATTTCCGGGTCACCCTTTGCCTGGAAGGAACTCGTCCACCGGTCACGTCACTGCCATTAGCTGGCTCAAGTATTATTTTGATGACATACCTGGCGATGTCGTTCAATCTCACTTCAACAAGGGCCTTGTCAGTATAACGCTCTCATGttcactttttccttttttttattattattgtttaatTTTCCCCTCTTGTTCACCTTTTTCATTTGTCACTTGACACCTTTACTTTAAATTGTTCTCTTGCAGGTGCAGATGGAAAGCCTTGATTCCACTATGTCCTCGAAGAGTCAGGGAATGCAAACAAAATCGACGAGGAAGGTACTGCTGTTCATATGATCTACTCACCTGTTAGCCTTAACTCATACATTTAGAGGCAGAAAATTCAAGCCATTCATGCTCTCcaactttcttttttgtttcctcagCTTATTGctatttttcattaattttctCTAAGTTTTCAGTTTAGTTTGAGTGTCATCTCATTGTATAATGATTCATAGATTAATCACAATGAGGCCATGGAGCCAGGGGCAAGAGTGTCTGTACCTGTTTCTGTTGCTGAAGCTAAGATTTCCAAGAGGTTTGACATCATACCAAGTGGGACTCTATACCCAAATGCAGATGAGATAGAGTATTTGCAAAGACTTGTAAAATACAAGGCATATTCATCTATTCATCTACTGATGTATTTGTCTATTTCTATTTGAGTTAAGTGCATGGATTAGATATTTGTTGATTCTAGTGAATGAAAATAAATGCAACTACGTTTTTTGATGGTTGAATTCCTTTGAACCCAGTGACCatgaagaaaatttaaaatcaaggGCTTTATGGATCCCGTCTTGTGCATTACCCTGcatgctttttattttgttctgcATTGGTGGAATATTGGCGCTATGGTTTGAAAAATCTAGATCTTTTGTGCATTCTAAATAACTGGCTGAACTAATATCTGCCGGAAAATATGCCAGGACTCTGCTATACTTGTGCTGAATAAGCCTCCTAAGCTGCCAGTGAAGGTTAGGATCTCCCATGCTCTTTGCTGTGTTAAAGTGCTGTCCTTGATTCATTTCCTATTCTTCCTATTCTAATATACATGGTTTGGCAATAGGGTAACCTGCCAATTCACAACAGCATGGATGCGTTGGCTGCCGCTGCATTGTCATATGATTATGATGAAGGCCCTAAATTGGTAGGTTAAATGTTGGCTGATTGCTTTGAGTTCTCTTGACCAACTTGACAATTCCTTATATGTATTCTTAAGTCTTTTGTTTTTGCAAATGATGGTGGTTCAAAAGTTAAATCATGACAAGTGACAAAAATCATTAATGTTACACATGCTTGCTTGTTAGCCTTCCAAGCTCTTGATAGGTCGTCTACTTGAAATGATGGATTTATTCATCACGAACGGTATAACTGTTATTGCTGGAATATGCCTTTATAGGGTCTAGTAAATAAATTCAAGTTGGTATTACCTTGGTCTTCAGGATGATGAATCTTTAAATTAAAACCTATTTCTCAATATTATCAAATAGCaatctttctttcattttcagaAGGAAAAAGCTCTTTCATTTGCATGTTTAGGTGCATCGTCTTGACAGAGAAAGCAGCGGCCTCCTCCTGATGGGCAGAACAAAGGAAAGCATTTCCTATCTCCATTTATTGTTCAGTGACATAAATAAGGCCAAATCCTTGTCTAAGGTAGTCTAAGAGCTACTTGTTATGGATTGATAGATGTTAAATCATTCCTTATCTTTGCTTCTAGCTTTCTGTACCTATTTTTTGCAAATTTCTCCCCCATGTATTCAAGGGGTTGCACTGTTACTCATGAAAGCGTGCTTCTTGAGTCGCATAGGGTCTCATGAACTGGTTTTACTATTCTTGCATCTTGATACATTAAACATTCGACCTTTAGGGTTGGGGTGATGCTTGTGAGTCAACATATCAACGGTATTGGGCACTAGTCATAGGTTCCCCTAAAGAGAAGGAAGGTCTAATTCATGCACCTATTACAaaggttctctctctctctctctctctctctctctctctctctctcaagtctCAATTATCGTCTACAGAATATCTGTGTATTAGACAAACTTGGTGATgcttttgctttctttcttcACTGCAGGTAATGCTTGATGATGGGAAGACTGAAAGGGTTATAGTGGCGAATCGTTCAGGCCTTGAAGCTTTCCAAGAGGCCATAACTGAATATAGGGTGCTTGGTCCTATTATTAATGGGTGCTCATGGATTGAATTACGTCCACATACAAGCCGGAAGCATCAGGTATTATTCCCCGTTGCTTCTTTCTTTAGTTAAAGCCTACAACCTTTATTGCTTATTCAGAAATGAGATTTGTTAGATTGATGGAAATAATTCAGTTCCCTATCCTAGGGTCAGAGTTAAGACTTGTTTAATTGTGTTTCAAAAGTAAGGATCACTCTTTGCCTGCTGATCTCAACTGTATGCTTCTACCTGACAATGAGAGTTCAGATAATGATAACATGAACTATTTTACTTCTTCAGACAACTGTAAAAATGtgcttctcatttttttttctcattgaGTTTTGTACGTTTGATTAGATCTTGTGAGTTATCTCATCTTTGGTCCAATCCTTTTAATTGTTAATAGCACTTACAGAAAAAAAGGTAGATGTATGATTAGCTTTTTGAAGAAACAGATATTAATGGGAAAGATGAAGCTTTGGCAGTAATTCCATAAATAGACAAGTTGGATAAAGGCCACTAATTGATGTTCCCGTGGAGTAGCATCGTCCTTAAGTGCTCTGATATTCCAACTTCTGCATGCAAACATTTTGTGGCTCTCTATTCCCTGAGCAGCTTTGCCTTCGTCTAACACCTTATTGTACACATGAATACCTAATTTGGAAACTTAAACAATCCAATCTTGCCTCTGGATGCCTCGTCTGGACCATTAAAGAAAGTACTTGCAAGTGCTGTTATATTGCAGATGCTTACACGTAATATCATTAGCTTGACCTATAATTGCTAGAGGCCTACAGTCTGAATGGTTTGCCTCTGCAATGTTATTATTTCAACGTACCTCTGTGGAAAGCTTACTGTGGGAATTGTACATTATCTGACTTTGTTCTTCTTTCTTCAGCTTCGTGTGCACTGTGCTGAAGCTCTTGGTACTCCAATTGTGGGTGACTATAAATATGGCTGGTTTGTTCATCACAAATGGAAGCAAATGCCTAGAGTAGATTTTGAGCCAAACAGTGGGGAACCCTATAGATTGCGAAGGCCAGAAGGTTTGGATGTTCAGAAAGGGAGTGTCTTGTCTAAGGTTCCCCTACTTCATCTGCATTGTCGAGAGATGGTACTTCCAAACATTGAAAAGTTTCTTGAAATCCATACAAGTAAAGGCAGTAATTACCAGTCAAAACTCAAGTACAGCTCAAAACCAGATGTCCTTCGTTTTGTCGCACCGATGCCATCTCACATGAAAATTAGTTGGAATCTCATGTCATCTTATTTGATATGATAATGACAAAACTTGCCTTCACTCTAAACTAGTAAATCTATGGGAGCCTGCTTATTTGCATGTTGTTCCTTTGTTTTGTATTCTTTTCCAATTTGTGAAAGCATGTGATGGTGTTCCTGAGGAGTTTGTTTCAAGCAGACTGTCAGAGCCATGGAGAAATGTTATGAAAGAACAGCACATTTCTAGTTCAAAGAGTTTCTGATATGAGCGCATGATACCTTAGGTTGATGAAGCATATTGGCCTCCTTTTTAATCTTGTACATGAAAAGAATATCCTGTTTTATCAAAAGAACGTGTTTGCACCATGTAGATGTAGTTTTCTAAATTATACCTACTTCCAAAATGACTTCATGACTTTGTATACGTGTACTTTAGTTTAATTTTGCCAAACCATCATTTGCTTCTTCAAATTCTCAATATGACCGTGGCAAATTCACAGCGCCGCAACCTTACTAACTTTTTATTAACTTCTATTAAAAGTTAGCGTAATTCAAGGAATATAAAACAGTGCTGCAAGTAGAAGCATTTTGCACCAGTGAGAGGAATATCCTGTGGTTCACTGTGACATAAAGCCAGGCAATATCCTCCTAGACAGCTATTTAACGGCTCATGTAAGTTAAGATATTGCAGCAGCCACATCTACGAGAATGTTGATTCTCTGAATAATGTTTAAGCCATTATGGTGCCTTTCAGATTTTGGATGTAACCACTCCTCTAGGCTCCCATTTGTCATGAAGGGATATACTATAGCTTTGAAATCATTACCCTGGAAATCAGAACTTGAACATGCTGTTATTACCTTGACAAGGTTGCGGTGCCTTGTATGTCTCAAGGCTTGGCATTCAGCCATGAAGCTCTTAGAAGCATCTGGCAGATGGAGGTGCAGTACTTTGACAGCTATTACTGTTTCATCTGGACTAAGAGTTCCCTTGTCTACAGTTCCAAAACTACCTGAATCAATCAAGTTTTCTGAAGAGAATCCTCCTGTTGCATCATGGAGCAATTTATAGGAAACACTTGGATAGATTTGCCTGGAACTAGATGACACATCAGATTGTTTCTTAGAAACATCATAGATTGTTTCTTGGCAAGAGTGAGAGGAATATGATTGAAGCCACCCCAACTAGCGTCAGTGTCAacttgagagagagagtgctTCTTGTGTACTTTTTCTGGATCTTGCAAGAGGCAATTTGGCAAATGCACTTCTTGGATCCCACCACAAAGCTTGGGTTCCCTAGCACTTCTACTGCACTACCATTAGCAAATACTCCTTCTGTGGGGATCTTACCTTCTAAATTATTGAATGACAAGTTAAGGTAGACCAGAGAAGAAAGATTCATAAAGAAAGGTGGAACTTGGCCAGAAAGGTTTTTGCAGGAGAGATCTAGATACTGAAGAGATAGCGGACCCCCAAAATAAGGTATCGTCCCTTGGAGTGAATTATTCTGCATGTAGAGAATTGTTACAGCCGATAATTTTCCCATGCTGATTGGTATGTTACCAGAATACCTATTGTAGGAAAAATCAGCATAAACAAGATTGCTCAAGTCTCCAATATCCGGGGGTATGGAACCAGTCAGGGAATTGTAAGAGAAATTTACTGCTCCTAAGTGTTGTAATCTGCATCAGTTGTACAGGTAGTCTGCCACTCAGATTATTCTGTGAAAGGTCTAAACTTTGCATCTCTAAACAATTTCCCAAGGTTAAAGGTAGACTTCCCTCAAGGTTGTTGGTGGCAGTATAAAAATTTATCAGCTCTGTTAGGTTGCCAATGGAAGACGGAATCTCACCTGTAAACTGGTTTGAACTTAAAGCAAGTGTTCCCAGGTTTGAAGTCGTCCAATTGAAGCTGGAATAATTCCAGTCAGATGATTACTGCTCACGTAAAGTGTATTCAGATTTATGAGATTACCTATCTCTTTAGGTAGGCTTCCACTGATGCTATTGTTTTCAAAGTAAAGTCTCATCATTGAGTGGAGAGATTGGTTATTGAGCTGGGTAAGATGCCTCCGAATTGGTTGTCACCAAAATGCAGGAATAATAAATTGCTACACTTTGTCAAAGTGGATATGAACTTCCAATCATCAGGTTGGCCACTTCCCAAAAGATTGAAACCAACATTGATCCACTGAATATTAGCCAAGCTACCAAAACTCAAAAGGTACTTGTCCTGTGAATTGATTCCCAAGAAGTTCAAGTTGCAAAAGGTTtcaagcattagaaaatgaatatGGAATCTGCCCAGTGAAAAAATTAGCTGCCAAATAGATCCTGTCAAGATTCGGCCAAGAAAGGCCAATGTAAGCCTGTGAACTTGTTGTCCATCAGGGCAATGAATCTGAGAGATGACATATtataaagtgcaggaggaaatTCACCGTAAAGATTGTTATCTGATAGCCCAAGTGCCGCTAAATCTCTAAGCTGAGATATGGAACCTGGAACTTCACCCTGCAAATGGTTGTAAGACAAGTACAGCACCCGGAGAGCTGC
It includes:
- the LOC113738822 gene encoding RNA pseudouridine synthase 3, mitochondrial isoform X1, which translates into the protein MWWNKVVKLSGYGVRHYSRSKKVQPPRVIRVTNNVAHLGRPRKGPKPRQLLSLPPFPGHPLPGRNSSTGHVTAISWLKYYFDDIPGDVVQSHFNKGLVQMESLDSTMSSKSQGMQTKSTRKINHNEAMEPGARVSVPVSVAEAKISKRFDIIPSGTLYPNADEIEYLQRLVKYKDSAILVLNKPPKLPVKGNLPIHNSMDALAAAALSYDYDEGPKLVHRLDRESSGLLLMGRTKESISYLHLLFSDINKAKSLSKGWGDACESTYQRYWALVIGSPKEKEGLIHAPITKVMLDDGKTERVIVANRSGLEAFQEAITEYRVLGPIINGCSWIELRPHTSRKHQLRVHCAEALGTPIVGDYKYGWFVHHKWKQMPRVDFEPNSGEPYRLRRPEGLDVQKGSVLSKVPLLHLHCREMVLPNIEKFLEIHTSKGSNYQSKLKYSSKPDVLRFVAPMPSHMKISWNLMSSYLI
- the LOC113738822 gene encoding RNA pseudouridine synthase 3, mitochondrial isoform X2 produces the protein MWWNKVVKLSGYGVRHYSRSKKVQPPRVIRVTNNVAHLGRPRKGPKPRQLLSLPPFPGHPLPGRNSSTGHVTAISWLKYYFDDIPGDVVQSHFNKGLVQMESLDSTMSSKSQGMQTKSTRKINHNEAMEPGARVSVPVSVAEAKISKRFDIIPSGTLYPNADEIEYLQRLVKYKDSAILVLNKPPKLPVKGNLPIHNSMDALAAAALSYDYDEGPKLGWGDACESTYQRYWALVIGSPKEKEGLIHAPITKVMLDDGKTERVIVANRSGLEAFQEAITEYRVLGPIINGCSWIELRPHTSRKHQLRVHCAEALGTPIVGDYKYGWFVHHKWKQMPRVDFEPNSGEPYRLRRPEGLDVQKGSVLSKVPLLHLHCREMVLPNIEKFLEIHTSKGSNYQSKLKYSSKPDVLRFVAPMPSHMKISWNLMSSYLI
- the LOC113738879 gene encoding uncharacterized protein → MEAYMLSISKCSSFTVSSIILLLLSMKFLEYTTAFTLGNETDRASLLAFKTEITEDSLGALASWNNSLHICKWAGVACGLKHQRVTSLNLQGLKLSGTISPHLGNLSFYALLTCLTTTFKVGNLFRLQYLNMSFNFLGGHISANLSQCSNLTALVLDHNYFVGQIPYELGYLVNLRQLYLGNNLTESIPASIGNLAALRVLYLSYNHLQGEVPGSISQLRDLAALGLSDNNLYGEFPPALYNMSSLRFIALMDNKLQHLGAVNFSYNSLTGSIPPDIGDLSNLVYADFSYNRYSGNIPISMGKLSAVTILYMQNNSLQGTIPYFGGPLSLQYLDLSCKNLSGQVPPFFMNLSSLVYLNLSFNNLEGGFSSENLIDSGSFGTVDKGTLSPDETVIAVKVLHLHLPDASKSFMAECQALRHTRHRNLVKVITACSSSDFQGNDFKAIVYPFMTNGSLEEWLHPKSERHHNGLNIIQRINILVDVAAAIS